The following coding sequences lie in one Rutidosis leptorrhynchoides isolate AG116_Rl617_1_P2 chromosome 4, CSIRO_AGI_Rlap_v1, whole genome shotgun sequence genomic window:
- the LOC139903928 gene encoding trimethyltridecatetraene synthase-like encodes MDSLISSSPYYAIAWLATVALLLLARHLCRPNTLNPPPGPKPWPIIGNLNLMGTLPHHSIHELSKKYGQVMQLKFGSKNVLVASSVEAAKIILKTQDVTFACRPKTAAGKYTTYNYSDITWSPYGAYWRQARKMCLMVLFSAKRLESYEYIRVEETNSLLKTIFKSKGTGILLKDLLSTVSLNVISRMVLGKRYLDESEDSIVSPDDFKKMLDELFLLNGVFNIGDSIPWLDFMDLQGYIKRMKTVGKKFDRFLEHVLDEHNARRKAEGEKFVATDMVDLLLELADDPDLDVKLERHGVKAFTQDLLAGGTESSAVTVEWAISEILKRPEIFEKATEELDRVIGKNKWVREKDMPNLPYIESIAKETMRLHPVAPMLVPRKARENCKVLGYDVTEGTQVFVNVWTIGRDPTLWDNPDEFYPDRFIGKNIDVKGHDFSLLPFGSGRRMCPGYSLGLKVIELTLANLLHGFNWKLPGTMNKDDLDMNEIFGLSTPKKFPLVTVAEPRLPVEMYRF; translated from the exons ATGGACTCACTAATATCCTCATCACCTTACTACGCCATAGCATGGCTAGCCACGGTGGCACTCCTCCTTTTAGCCCGCCATCTCTGCCGTCCCAACACCCTTAACCCACCACCCGGCCCAAAACCTTGGCCCATAATCGGCAACCTCAACCTTATGGGCACCCTCCCTCACCATTCAATCCATGAACTCTCAAAAAAATACGGTCAAGTCATGCAACTAAAATTCGGGTCCAAAAACGTTTTAGTCGCGTCGTCTGTTGAAGCCGCCAAAATAATACTTAAAACACAAGATGTCACGTTTGCTTGTAGGCCAAAAACTGCGGCAGGAAAATACACAACATATAATTATTCAGACATCACGTGGTCCCCATATGGCGCTTATTGGCGCCAAGCACGTAAAATGTGCTTAATGGTATTGTTCAGTGCTAAACGTTTAGAATCGTACGAGTATATTAGAGTAGAAGAAACAAACTCTTTGTTGAAAACGATATTTAAGTCAAAAGGAACAGGAATTTTACTAAAAGATTTGTTATCAACCGTTAGTTTAAATGTGATTAGTAGAATGGTATTGGGAAAAAGGTATTTAGATGAATCGGAAGACTCGATTGTGAGTCCGGATGATTTTAAGAAAATGTTGGATGAATTGTTTTTACTAAATGGTGTGTTTAATATCGGTGATTCGATACCTTGGTTAGATTTTATGGATTTACAAGGGTACATAAAGAGGATGAAAACCGTTGGTAAGAAATTTGATCGGTTTTTGGAGCATGTTTTGGATGAACATAACGCGAGAAGAAAGGCGGAAGGGGAGAAGTTTGTAGCAACTGATATGGTTGATTTGTTGTTAGAACTTGCTGATGATCCTGATCTTGATGTTAAGCTTGAACGACATGGTGTTAAAGCTTTTACTCAG GATTTACTTGCTGGTGGAACCGAGAGTTCAGCGGTTACAGTCGAATGGGCGATTTCCGAAATACTAAAAAGACCCGAGATCTTCGAAAAGGCGACCGAAGAGCTTGATCGGGTCATTGGCAAAAACAAATGGGTTCGAGAAAAGGACATGCCCAATTTACCATATATCGAGTCTATTGCTAAAGAGACAATGCGGTTGCATCCCGTGGCACCAATGTTGGTCCCAAGAAAAGCTCGTGAGAATTGTAAAGTACTTGGTTACGATGTAACCGAAGGGACCCAAGTGTTTGTTAATGTTTGGACAATTGGTAGGGATCCTACATTGTGGGATAACCCTGATGAATTTTATCCTGATCGATTTATTGGTAAAAATATCGACGTAAAAGGTCACGATTTTTCATTGTTACCGTTTGGTTCGGGACGAAGAATGTGCCCCGGGTACAGTTTAGGGTTAAAAGTTATTGAATTAACTTTGGCTAATTTGTTACACGGGTTTAATTGGAAGTTGCCGGGTACAATGAATAAAGACGATTTGGATATGAACGAGATATTTGGATTATCGACTCCGAAAAAGTTCCCACTTGTCACAGTTGCTGAACCAAGGCTTCCAGTTGAAATGTACCGTTTTtaa